One Peromyscus leucopus breed LL Stock chromosome 6, UCI_PerLeu_2.1, whole genome shotgun sequence genomic region harbors:
- the Fgb gene encoding fibrinogen beta chain: protein MKYLWLLLLCLFSVQTQAADDDYDEPEPPPPGGVDARGHRPIDRRKEAAPSLRPAPPPISGGGYRARPAKVDASQKKVERKAPDAGGCLHADPDLGVLCPTGCQLQQTLISQERPIKTSVAELNNNIQSVSETSSTTFQYLTLLKEMWKKKQAQVKDNENVINEYSSILEDHRLYIDETVNDNIPLNLRVLRSILENLRSKIQKLESDISAQMEYCRTPCTVSCNIPVVSGKECEEIIRKGGETSEMYLIQPDTSIKPYRVYCDMETENGGWTLIQNRQDGSVDFGRQWDPYKKGFGNIATNEDGKKYCGLPGEYWLGNDKISQLTRIGPTELLIEMEDWKGDKVKAQYGGFTVQNEANKYQVSVDKYKGTAGNALMDGASQLVGENRTMTIHNGMFFSTYDRDNDGWLTTDPKKQCSREDGGGWWYNRCHAANPNGRYYWGGLYSWDMSKHGTDDGVVWMNWKGSWYSMRKMSMKIRPFFPQQ from the exons GGTGGCGTGGATGCCCGTGGCCATCGACCTATTGACAGGAGAAAGGAAGCGGCTCCTAGCCTGAGGCCTGCCCCCCCTCCTATCAGCGGAGGTGGTTATCGAGCCCGTCCAGCCAAAGTGGATGCCAGCCAGaagaaagtggaaagaaaagCCCCTGATGCAGGAGGCTGTCTTCATGCTGACCCAGACCTG GGAGTGTTGTGCCCTACAGGGTGTCAATTGCAACAGACTTTGATAAGCCAGGAAAGGCCAATCAAGACGAGTGTTGCTGAGTTAAACAACAACATACAGTCCGTTTCTGAGacctcctccaccaccttccAGTACCTGACTCTGCTAAAAGAGATGTGGAAAAAGAAGCAGGCACAAGTTAAAG ataatgaaaatgtcataaacGAGTATTCCTCCATTCTGGAAGACCACAGGTTATATATTGACGAGACCGTAAATGATAATATTCCCCTTAATCTTCGTGTGCTCCGCTCAATCCTGGAGAACCTGAGAAGCAAAATACAAAAGTTAGAATCTGACATCTCGGCTCAGATGGAATACTGTCGCACCCCATGCACTGTCAGCTGCAATATTCCTGTGGTTTCTGGCAAAG AATGTGAGGAGATCATTAGGAAAGGAGGTGAGACATCTGAAATGTATCTCATTCAGCCTGACACCTCCATCAAGCCATACAGAGTCTACTGTGACATGGAAACAGAAAATGGAG GATGGACACTCATACAGAACCGTCAGGATGGCAGTGTCGACTTTGGCAGGCAATGGGACCCATACAAAAAAGGATTTGGAAATATTGCAACCAACGAAGATGGGAAGAAGTACTGTGGCTTGCCAG GTGAATATTGGCTTGGGAACGATAAGATTAGCCAGCTTACCAGGATAGGACCCACGGAACTTCTGATCGAAATGGAGGACTGGAAAGGAGACAAAGTGAAGGCACAGTACGGAGGGTTCACAGTGCAGAATGAGGCTAACAAGTACCAAGTCTCCGTGGACAAGTACAAAGGGACAGCTGGTAATGCCCTCATGGATGGAGCCTCTCAGCTGGTGGGGGAAAACAGGACCATGACTATCCATAATGGCATGTTCTTCAGCACGTACGACAGGGACAATGATGGCTG GTTAACTACAGATCCAAAAAAGCAGTGCTCAAGAGAAGATGGTGGTGGATGGTGGTATAACAGATGCCATGCAGCCAATCCAAATGGCAGATACTACTGGGGTGGTCTTTACAGCTGGGACATGTCCAAGCATGGCACAGATGATGGTGTGGTGTGGATGAACTGGAAGGGATCATGGTACTCAATGAGGAAGATGTCTATGAAGATCAGGCCCTTCTTCCCACAGCAATAG